CCAGGGGAGCAAGGCATTTCTCTTTGTCTTTGGTCTTCCCTTCCTGGCATTAGCTGCAGTCAATGAACTTCTCTTTCGCCTGAGGAAATAAGGGTGGATGATAGTGTTCTCGATCCTTTGATTCATGAGCGTGCCAGGTTGTTTATTCTCACAGCTCTCCTCAAATCAGAAGGAGGCAAACTTTCGTTTTCTCGTCTGAAAAAAGAGACAGGGCTTACCTCTGGCAATCTCTGGGTTCAGATGAAACGACTTGAGGAAGCTGGTTATGTGCAGGAATTATCTCAAAATAAAAGAACAACAGAATTCGTCCTCACAGAAAAAGGCATAGAGGCTTTAGAAAAGTATTTTTCTGAAATCCGGCAACTCTTTGGTAAAGAAGAAAAAAAATAAAGTTATGGATTTCTTTTTCCGATAAATGTTTCAAGGAGTAATTATGAAAAAGGTTTTTACGGGGCTTTTTTTTGTAATTTCATTGGGGTTTGCCAGCGATCTGTGGTATAGCCAGGCATATCTGGCGTATCTTTCCCTGGGATACCTTTGTATGCTCTCTACCAATGGTATGTATTCTCCCCAGGAGGCAGTAAACCGTGCTCGAGAGGTAAAGATTATTGCTCAAACAAGCTTGAAAACACTTTATCAGGCAAACGACGCCAGGGGACAGGCCCTCCGTCTCGTGTATGAGAATCTCGTTTTTCAAGCAAATGGCCTCGTGAGTCTTCTCCAGACACCCTCTGAAGAGATACTTCAAACGTACGAGAATCTCCGACAAAAGACGTGGAATACCCTGGAGATGGTAAAAGAACTCCCATAATTCCCCTTATTCATAGCAAAAAAACTTCATCGTTTTAAGATGTGACACCATCCTTTCTCCACAAAAACATGGCATCACCGTAGCTTAAAAAACGATAGCCTTTTTCCAGGGCATGTTTATAAGCTGCTTTGACACGTTCTTTCCCACCAAAACTCTGGACCAGCAAAAGAAGGGTAGAGTAAGGCATATGAAAGTTTGTGATAAGCCCATCAATAACCCGAAAGGGAAAGTCCCCATAAATAAAAAGATCGGTATAACCGCTATACGGTTGCCAGTCTTCAGGAAAATGCTGTGCCATGGTTTCCAGTGCCCGTGTTGATGTTGTTCCCACGGCGATGATACGTTTTCCCTTTTTGCGGGTCTCTTTGAGGACATCGATAGTCTCCTCGGGAATGGTGATCCACTCCTTGTGAATCTGGAACTCTGTGTCAGCGGGAGATATGGTGCGAAAGGTACCAGGCCCAACGTGAAGGGTCAGCGCGGTAATGACAATACCCTTCTCTCTCAGTTTTTCGAGAAGAGCCTCGGAAAAATGAAACGAAGCGGTGGGAGCTGCTACTGACCCATACAGAGAGGCAAGCACACTCTGGTAGCGCTTCTCGTCTTCGCTTGTAAGAAGATAATGTCCCTCTTTTTCTCGCTTTTTCACGATATAGGGAGGGAGAGGAATTTCACCCAGCCTTTCAAGATCCTCAAAATCGAGAGAAGGAGAGAAATGAACGATGCGATAGGCAGGATCCTCGGGATCCG
This sequence is a window from Thermospira aquatica. Protein-coding genes within it:
- a CDS encoding transcriptional regulator, whose product is MDDSVLDPLIHERARLFILTALLKSEGGKLSFSRLKKETGLTSGNLWVQMKRLEEAGYVQELSQNKRTTEFVLTEKGIEALEKYFSEIRQLFGKEEKK
- the queA gene encoding tRNA preQ1(34) S-adenosylmethionine ribosyltransferase-isomerase QueA, whose translation is MNIQPFLEDIAYELPEDRIASHPLPTREESRLLLVPPGERPFEDRIFSEILNYLVPGDCLVFNNSRVFKARLFLTRHDGKIFEILLVERLNETSWRAMVRNARRVKPHHRFRLEKWEASLQPDPEDPAYRIVHFSPSLDFEDLERLGEIPLPPYIVKKREKEGHYLLTSEDEKRYQSVLASLYGSVAAPTASFHFSEALLEKLREKGIVITALTLHVGPGTFRTISPADTEFQIHKEWITIPEETIDVLKETRKKGKRIIAVGTTSTRALETMAQHFPEDWQPYSGYTDLFIYGDFPFRVIDGLITNFHMPYSTLLLLVQSFGGKERVKAAYKHALEKGYRFLSYGDAMFLWRKDGVTS